Proteins from one Corynebacterium testudinoris genomic window:
- a CDS encoding flavin reductase family protein: MTAQAPDGRQLRNIFGQFASGVTVVTAASDDGTPHGATVTAFTSISLEPRLCQVTLTRTSKACTILNDNSFAVNILASTQNDTAMHFAGRPQSEPIRWAADNIAPSLEGNLATLWCAPWAQYDGGDHVIIIGEIIDADINEHLDPLLFFRSTFHSIGPTSHEATWSFSGDDPFTGWFGATADLRPIY, encoded by the coding sequence GTGACCGCCCAAGCACCCGACGGACGCCAGCTCCGCAACATCTTCGGACAATTCGCCAGCGGCGTCACCGTCGTCACCGCCGCCAGCGACGACGGCACCCCACACGGCGCCACCGTCACCGCCTTCACCTCCATCTCACTCGAACCGCGCCTGTGCCAAGTGACCTTGACCCGCACCTCCAAGGCCTGCACCATCCTCAACGACAACAGCTTCGCGGTCAACATCCTGGCCAGCACCCAAAACGACACCGCGATGCACTTCGCCGGACGCCCCCAATCCGAACCCATTCGCTGGGCCGCCGACAACATCGCCCCCTCCCTCGAAGGCAACCTCGCCACCTTGTGGTGTGCCCCGTGGGCGCAGTACGACGGCGGCGACCACGTCATCATCATCGGCGAGATCATCGATGCCGACATCAATGAACACCTCGACCCGCTCCTGTTCTTCCGCTCCACGTTCCACTCCATCGGCCCCACCTCCCACGAGGCCACCTGGAGCTTCAGCGGCGACGACCCCTTCACTGGATGGTTCGGCGCGACCGCCGACCTCCGCCCCATCTACTAG
- a CDS encoding DUF2252 domain-containing protein, with amino-acid sequence MNAHRPDLSLMPTDRRDPLEIIKEQNRTRLQDLVPVRIGRMLESPFAFYRGTAALMASDLSRVPTTGQQVLSCGDAHISNFGLYASPERRLLFDLNDFDEAGFAPWEWDLKRLVTSVYLATIYNDGTEDEALEIARETSTSYRDTLNRLAGMSALDRFYAAVDTDFITERLDYKKARKRMEKIEKKARKRNSLTALKKLTFTTENGQVRIQDQPPLMRHTEHATPEQIDSIWGGYLRSSGSEIRYLLNNFRYADHALRVVGVGSVGTRCYIFLLTGPTGEPLFLQVKEAGASVLETYGGIDQSAIMEWAPEGAIGDGYRVVSCQRILQSHSDPFLGWIRGFDGVQGEEVPIDFYWRQFRDMKGSVDLSLLSGRELLITSRVCASLLARAHSQSKGVYEIVDAYGDDKNLDKELAEFARGYSKIAIADAAALQQAADDGDVPVEYGL; translated from the coding sequence ATGAACGCCCACCGCCCCGACCTCAGCCTCATGCCCACCGATCGCCGAGACCCCCTCGAGATCATCAAGGAGCAGAACCGCACCCGCCTCCAAGACCTCGTTCCCGTCCGCATCGGCCGCATGCTGGAATCCCCCTTCGCCTTCTACCGCGGCACGGCAGCACTGATGGCCTCCGACCTCTCGCGCGTGCCCACCACCGGCCAGCAGGTCCTATCGTGCGGTGACGCCCACATCTCCAACTTCGGGCTCTACGCCTCCCCGGAACGCCGGCTGCTCTTCGACCTCAACGACTTCGACGAGGCCGGCTTCGCCCCCTGGGAATGGGACCTCAAGCGCCTGGTCACCTCGGTGTACCTAGCCACCATCTACAACGACGGCACCGAAGACGAGGCCTTAGAAATCGCGCGGGAAACCTCCACGAGCTACCGCGACACACTGAACAGGCTCGCCGGGATGAGCGCCCTCGACCGCTTCTACGCAGCCGTGGACACCGACTTCATCACCGAGCGCCTGGACTACAAAAAAGCCCGCAAGCGCATGGAAAAGATCGAGAAGAAAGCCCGCAAACGGAACTCGCTCACCGCGCTGAAAAAGCTGACCTTCACCACCGAGAACGGCCAAGTCCGCATCCAAGACCAGCCACCACTCATGCGCCACACCGAGCACGCCACGCCCGAACAGATCGACAGCATCTGGGGCGGCTACCTCCGCAGCAGCGGCAGTGAAATCCGCTACCTGCTCAACAACTTCCGCTACGCCGATCACGCGCTGCGGGTCGTCGGCGTCGGCTCTGTGGGCACCCGATGCTACATCTTCCTGCTCACCGGCCCCACCGGGGAACCGCTCTTCCTCCAGGTCAAGGAGGCCGGTGCGTCCGTGTTGGAAACCTACGGCGGCATCGACCAATCAGCGATCATGGAATGGGCGCCGGAAGGTGCGATCGGGGACGGCTACCGCGTTGTCTCCTGTCAGCGCATCCTCCAATCCCACTCCGACCCCTTCTTAGGCTGGATCCGCGGTTTCGACGGTGTTCAAGGAGAAGAGGTTCCCATCGACTTCTACTGGCGCCAATTCCGCGACATGAAGGGTTCCGTCGATCTCTCCCTCCTCAGCGGCCGAGAATTGCTCATCACGTCTCGCGTGTGCGCCAGCCTCCTCGCCCGCGCGCACTCTCAGTCCAAGGGTGTGTACGAGATCGTTGATGCGTACGGCGATGACAAGAACCTCGATAAGGAACTCGCCGAATTTGCCCGCGGCTACTCGAAGATTGCTATTGCCGATGCCGCCGCTCTCCAGCAGGCTGCCGACGACGGCGACGTCCCCGTGGAGTACGGACTCTAA
- a CDS encoding helix-turn-helix transcriptional regulator, with amino-acid sequence MMRINHSAATFREISQVTERNYFPHTVRAESRVLACRANLVSQDLGDARLVQLNWGAAVHVETEHPGSFAINVPLRGRMSVRSAHGRQEAAAHTAIVCPPDVPVAFPAWGGEVTMLGLRLNGDYLRHNLEEAGLRSPKVPVLLNLREGYGMEWLAIATSLLSQRQDGAGLMDNPLVGRHLAAALASGLTLMLADLQPAGQSPTPARVRRAAEALETDPARAWTVAEIAAVAGCGIRTLQAGFRTEFGVGPMEYLRGIRLDVIHDELQACDPNGTHTVTEIATRWGVTHLGRFSAAYRRRFGEAPRHTLSTARP; translated from the coding sequence ATGATGAGAATCAACCACTCAGCCGCCACCTTTCGAGAGATTTCCCAGGTCACCGAGCGCAACTATTTTCCGCACACCGTCCGGGCGGAGTCGCGGGTGTTGGCGTGCCGGGCCAATTTGGTCAGCCAGGACCTCGGCGATGCGCGTTTGGTACAGCTCAACTGGGGCGCGGCCGTGCACGTCGAAACCGAACACCCCGGCTCCTTCGCCATCAACGTCCCCCTGCGTGGCCGGATGTCCGTGCGTTCGGCCCACGGCCGCCAGGAGGCTGCCGCTCATACGGCCATCGTTTGCCCGCCGGACGTGCCCGTTGCCTTCCCCGCCTGGGGAGGTGAGGTGACCATGCTGGGGCTACGCCTCAACGGCGACTACCTGCGCCACAACCTGGAGGAAGCGGGGCTGCGCTCGCCGAAGGTGCCGGTGCTGCTCAACCTGCGGGAGGGTTATGGGATGGAGTGGCTGGCGATTGCGACGAGCCTGCTCTCGCAACGCCAAGATGGCGCGGGCCTCATGGATAACCCGCTGGTGGGCAGACATTTAGCTGCGGCCTTGGCCTCCGGGCTCACGCTCATGCTCGCTGACCTGCAGCCCGCGGGCCAGTCGCCGACTCCCGCCCGGGTGCGGCGCGCGGCAGAGGCCCTCGAAACCGATCCCGCCCGGGCGTGGACCGTCGCGGAAATCGCGGCGGTTGCTGGCTGCGGCATCCGCACCCTGCAGGCTGGCTTTCGCACTGAGTTCGGCGTCGGTCCAATGGAGTATCTGCGCGGCATCCGCCTTGACGTCATCCATGATGAGCTCCAGGCCTGCGATCCGAACGGCACGCACACCGTCACCGAGATCGCTACCCGGTGGGGTGTGACCCACCTGGGCCGTTTTTCCGCTGCGTATCGGCGTCGCTTCGGCGAGGCTCCCCGCCACACCCTCAGTACAGCGAGGCCTTAA
- a CDS encoding YoaK family protein, which translates to MRKYTAAEKNLAVAFAFIAGFVDSIGFIFLGGVFLSFMSGNTTRIATSAVEGDAGLAWLAGSAVVLFLLGVMEGALVRRIAMRRVPTDRVREAVLANTCVLFSIASLFVLIDAHALAIMVTSVAIGSMNSIFERAGEVSIPLTYMTGTLVKMGQRFVDAFFGGTHSAWIEHLKMWAGLSAGAFCGALGFHYLGMDALLVATVLSIAISAVAVVLRIRGRRQGSLVRVAVDPY; encoded by the coding sequence TTGCGCAAGTACACCGCTGCGGAGAAAAATCTGGCAGTCGCGTTTGCCTTCATTGCCGGTTTTGTTGATTCCATCGGCTTCATTTTCCTCGGTGGGGTGTTCCTCTCGTTCATGTCGGGCAATACGACGCGGATCGCGACGTCGGCGGTCGAGGGCGATGCCGGTTTGGCCTGGTTGGCGGGTTCCGCGGTGGTGTTGTTTTTGTTGGGTGTGATGGAGGGGGCGTTGGTCCGCCGCATCGCGATGCGGCGCGTCCCCACCGATCGTGTCCGCGAGGCGGTCCTCGCCAACACCTGCGTCCTATTCAGCATTGCGTCACTTTTTGTGCTTATCGACGCCCACGCACTCGCCATCATGGTCACCTCCGTCGCCATTGGCTCCATGAACAGCATCTTTGAGCGGGCCGGGGAGGTGTCGATTCCGTTGACGTATATGACGGGCACGTTGGTGAAGATGGGGCAGCGTTTCGTCGACGCCTTTTTCGGTGGCACGCACTCTGCGTGGATCGAGCATTTGAAAATGTGGGCGGGACTGTCCGCCGGAGCGTTCTGCGGGGCGTTAGGGTTTCACTACCTGGGGATGGATGCGCTGCTCGTCGCGACGGTGTTGAGCATCGCAATTTCTGCGGTAGCTGTGGTTTTGCGGATCCGGGGGCGTCGGCAAGGGTCACTCGTCCGGGTCGCTGTCGACCCGTATTAG
- a CDS encoding DsbA family oxidoreductase has product MGNKRASISVAPGMRIDIWSDYICPFCTVGERHLNLALEKFDGDVDIVWRSFQLDPDAPTERQGSVVDYLVEKKGATPEQIEQFNDGLAQRAAAVGLEFNWRESMMANTMTAHRLGHFARSLGKGVEWDELVKLGYFTEGKNVADHDQLRAFAAEVGLPAEETERILHDPSAYADEVAQDIDLARQIGVQGVPFFVFDGKLAVSGAQPVEVFSQALEQAAAAE; this is encoded by the coding sequence GTGGGGAACAAGCGGGCGTCGATAAGCGTTGCTCCAGGCATGCGTATTGATATTTGGTCTGACTACATTTGCCCCTTCTGCACCGTCGGGGAGCGCCACCTCAACCTGGCACTGGAGAAGTTCGACGGCGACGTCGACATTGTGTGGCGCAGTTTCCAGCTCGACCCGGATGCCCCGACGGAGCGCCAGGGCAGCGTTGTTGATTATCTCGTGGAGAAGAAGGGCGCCACGCCGGAGCAGATTGAGCAGTTCAACGATGGTCTGGCGCAGCGCGCGGCGGCGGTGGGCCTGGAGTTCAACTGGCGAGAGTCGATGATGGCCAACACGATGACGGCGCACCGGCTGGGCCATTTCGCGCGGAGCCTGGGCAAGGGGGTGGAATGGGATGAGCTGGTGAAGCTGGGCTACTTCACGGAAGGCAAAAACGTAGCGGACCACGATCAGCTGCGAGCCTTCGCCGCCGAGGTGGGTCTGCCGGCCGAGGAGACCGAGCGCATCCTCCATGATCCGAGCGCCTACGCCGACGAGGTTGCCCAGGACATTGACCTGGCTCGCCAGATTGGGGTGCAGGGCGTCCCGTTCTTCGTTTTCGACGGCAAGCTGGCCGTTTCTGGTGCGCAGCCGGTCGAGGTGTTCAGCCAGGCACTCGAGCAAGCTGCTGCAGCCGAATAG
- a CDS encoding YeeE/YedE thiosulfate transporter family protein, giving the protein MILTGLAVGAVLGIVMQRGRFCVTGMLRDIFLQRTWRTFVALLIVISVHAVGIAALNSLGVISPSYNTFAPVAVIVGGFLFGLGIILAGGCASGTWYRSAEGLVGSWIALLFYAISAAAMNTGALSGFNTFMNSFDTSLTTLPATFGVSVWFFAIPLALLTIVLARHFLARESTIPTLGDTPWKRPLHVYTAGLLIGIIGVIAWPLSAAAGRNSGLGITTPSANLANFTITGDTGRIDWGVMLVLGIFVGAFLAAKATGEFRVRVPDATTATRAISGGTLMGVGAVLAGGCTVGNGMVQTSLFSYQGWIALLFIAVGVGVGAKLWLKPARAHAPESTYSTEESLSQTVTSAEDSVLKSGLGFAVAPSSVALKSKPRPVDKARPLGDGRYALDTLGAVCPFPLIEAKDIFESLEVGEELVIDFDCTQGTETIPRWAADNGYEVTDFHQAGDAGWQISIRKT; this is encoded by the coding sequence ATGATCCTGACAGGTTTGGCCGTCGGCGCAGTCCTCGGCATTGTGATGCAACGCGGACGATTCTGCGTGACCGGAATGCTGCGCGACATCTTCCTCCAACGGACGTGGCGCACCTTCGTCGCCCTCCTCATCGTCATCTCCGTCCACGCCGTCGGCATCGCCGCGCTGAACTCGCTCGGCGTGATTAGCCCCTCGTACAACACCTTCGCCCCCGTGGCCGTGATCGTCGGTGGTTTCCTCTTCGGCCTGGGCATCATCCTCGCCGGGGGATGCGCCTCCGGAACGTGGTACCGCTCCGCCGAAGGGCTCGTGGGATCCTGGATTGCGCTGCTGTTTTACGCGATCAGCGCTGCAGCGATGAACACGGGGGCATTGTCGGGGTTTAACACTTTCATGAACTCCTTCGACACCTCCCTGACCACGCTGCCTGCTACGTTCGGCGTCTCCGTGTGGTTCTTTGCCATCCCGCTGGCACTGCTCACCATCGTTCTCGCCCGGCACTTCCTTGCCCGCGAGTCCACCATTCCCACGTTGGGTGACACGCCCTGGAAGCGGCCCCTGCACGTGTACACCGCGGGCCTGCTCATCGGAATCATCGGGGTCATCGCTTGGCCGCTGTCCGCCGCGGCGGGCCGTAACTCCGGCCTCGGAATCACCACCCCCAGCGCCAACTTGGCCAATTTCACCATCACCGGGGATACGGGCCGGATCGATTGGGGCGTCATGCTTGTCCTCGGCATCTTCGTGGGAGCATTCCTCGCGGCGAAGGCGACGGGAGAGTTCCGCGTCCGCGTGCCCGATGCGACGACTGCTACCCGCGCGATTTCTGGCGGCACGCTCATGGGCGTCGGCGCTGTCCTCGCCGGGGGCTGCACGGTTGGCAACGGTATGGTCCAGACCTCGTTGTTTAGCTACCAAGGCTGGATCGCGCTGTTGTTCATTGCGGTTGGCGTGGGAGTGGGGGCGAAGCTCTGGCTCAAGCCGGCCCGAGCACATGCGCCCGAGTCGACCTACTCCACGGAGGAATCGCTGTCCCAGACCGTCACTTCCGCCGAAGATTCTGTATTGAAAAGCGGCCTTGGTTTCGCCGTTGCGCCGAGCTCCGTGGCGTTGAAGTCCAAGCCCCGCCCGGTGGACAAGGCCCGCCCGCTCGGCGATGGCCGCTACGCTCTGGACACGCTCGGAGCCGTCTGCCCCTTCCCGCTCATCGAGGCCAAGGATATCTTCGAATCCCTGGAGGTGGGCGAGGAGTTGGTCATCGATTTTGACTGCACCCAGGGAACTGAGACCATCCCGCGGTGGGCGGCCGATAATGGCTACGAGGTCACCGACTTCCACCAGGCCGGGGATGCTGGCTGGCAGATCAGCATCCGGAAGACTTAA
- a CDS encoding alpha/beta hydrolase, with protein sequence MPRRLPRALLTVATATALIFPPAAYAQSSDEPVRDAATQSSEDPDWSGRKLHQSIDTLADVGSSQVTVPGPLRDISPEYPLPVDENIREVRIVGKRIDDLAQRIERWTIASPAMGRNVSVQIQRAANPFVPAPMFYLLDGADAEYDSGWVANGGVPDVLGRENVTVVMPTQARASLYSNWVADDPELGRNQWETFLTQELPSALESDPLLHFNGHRAIGGLSMGAIGALHLANSNPELYDAAVGVSGCYSTTSELGRQTINALVSTRGGTLDNLWGPFGSPQWESHDTVEKPEGLRDMAIYLAAANGVIGQEDLQFYAEDPAREIIAGTALERGVLDCTRDLDEAMRERGMTHQVVEYSPAGAHNWRYFNEQLTPAWQTIKASLY encoded by the coding sequence GTGCCCCGCCGACTGCCCCGCGCCTTGCTGACTGTAGCCACCGCCACTGCTCTCATCTTCCCCCCAGCTGCTTATGCCCAAAGCTCTGACGAGCCGGTACGGGATGCGGCCACGCAATCGAGCGAGGATCCGGACTGGTCGGGCAGGAAGCTGCACCAGTCCATCGATACGCTCGCGGACGTCGGCTCTTCCCAGGTCACCGTGCCCGGACCACTGCGAGACATCAGCCCCGAGTACCCCCTGCCGGTGGATGAGAACATCCGGGAGGTGCGGATCGTCGGCAAGCGGATCGACGACCTCGCCCAGCGCATCGAACGCTGGACCATCGCCTCCCCCGCCATGGGGCGGAATGTGTCGGTGCAAATTCAACGCGCGGCGAACCCCTTCGTGCCAGCCCCGATGTTCTACCTGCTGGACGGGGCCGACGCGGAGTATGACTCAGGTTGGGTCGCCAACGGCGGTGTCCCTGACGTGCTCGGGCGGGAGAACGTCACGGTGGTGATGCCGACGCAGGCGCGGGCATCGCTGTATTCCAACTGGGTCGCCGACGATCCAGAACTGGGGCGAAACCAGTGGGAAACCTTTCTCACGCAGGAGCTTCCGAGCGCGCTGGAAAGTGATCCGCTGCTGCACTTCAATGGCCACCGCGCGATTGGCGGCTTATCTATGGGCGCGATCGGCGCCCTCCACCTCGCCAACAGCAATCCCGAGCTCTACGACGCCGCCGTCGGTGTTTCCGGCTGCTATTCCACCACGAGCGAACTCGGCCGGCAGACGATCAACGCGTTGGTGAGCACGCGGGGTGGCACCCTCGACAACCTGTGGGGACCGTTTGGGTCCCCGCAGTGGGAAAGCCACGACACCGTCGAAAAGCCCGAAGGGCTGCGGGATATGGCTATCTACCTGGCCGCTGCCAACGGTGTGATTGGGCAGGAGGACCTGCAGTTTTATGCTGAAGACCCGGCCCGGGAAATCATCGCCGGCACCGCCCTGGAGCGCGGCGTGTTGGATTGCACGCGCGATCTGGATGAGGCGATGCGTGAGCGCGGGATGACCCATCAGGTCGTGGAATACTCCCCGGCCGGCGCGCACAACTGGCGCTATTTCAACGAGCAACTCACCCCGGCGTGGCAGACGATTAAGGCCTCGCTGTACTGA
- a CDS encoding metallophosphoesterase family protein — protein sequence MNTWFTSDLHLGHRFVARLRGMDVIQHDRQIVAGIRALPPGDRLWVLGDLSRGSAEEEERALELLGEHGAHLDMHLIAGNHDSCHPIHKSAFKMQRHFLGVFSSVAPFQKLRWEGRTVYLSHFPRPGYDHEGMESRHDDVRLDVDHLVHGHLHSSQALVAPGMVDVGVDAWGLRPVRQEDVAALLFRP from the coding sequence ATGAATACGTGGTTCACTTCTGACCTTCACCTGGGGCATCGTTTTGTTGCCCGGCTGCGCGGCATGGATGTTATCCAGCATGACCGGCAGATTGTGGCCGGTATTCGGGCGCTGCCGCCCGGTGATCGGCTGTGGGTGTTGGGTGATCTATCGCGCGGCTCCGCCGAGGAAGAGGAGCGGGCGCTTGAGCTGCTGGGGGAGCATGGGGCGCACCTGGACATGCATTTGATTGCGGGAAACCACGATTCTTGCCACCCGATTCATAAATCCGCGTTCAAGATGCAGCGGCATTTCCTCGGGGTGTTTAGTTCGGTGGCGCCGTTTCAGAAGCTGCGCTGGGAGGGCCGGACGGTTTACCTGAGTCATTTTCCGCGGCCGGGCTATGACCATGAGGGGATGGAATCGCGTCACGACGATGTGCGTCTCGACGTCGATCATCTCGTCCACGGTCACTTGCATTCTTCGCAGGCGCTGGTCGCGCCGGGCATGGTGGACGTCGGCGTCGATGCGTGGGGGTTGCGGCCGGTCCGGCAGGAGGACGTGGCGGCGTTACTGTTCCGGCCGTGA
- a CDS encoding 4-hydroxyphenylacetate 3-hydroxylase family protein, whose product MTTEDRTHGGTVNPGADAEANHQKNFATRPMTGDEYIESLRDGREVWLHGDRVNDVTEHPAFRNSIRMVARLYDAMHTGPNVDVLTTPTDTGNGGVTMPFFKAPTSPEDLLKERDAIAAWARMTYGWMGRSPDYKASFLGTLHANQELYQPFGANAERWYRESQEKVLYWNHAIINPPVDRQLPPDEVGDVYMKVEKETDAGLIVSGAKVVATGSAITNYNFIAHYGLPIKKKQFALICTVPMDAPGIKLISRASYAQNAAVTGTPFDYPLSSRMDENDAIFIFDKVLVPWENVFMYGDVDKINSFFPQSGFLPRFTFQGCTRLAVKLDFIAGLLMKALDATGSGGFRGVEARVGEVIGWRNLFWSLTESMARDPEEWVDGTYLPKLEYGLTYRMFMMQGYPRIKEIIEQDVASGLIYLPSSSVDFQNPEIRPYLDKYVRGSNGISAVERVKVMKALWDSIGSEFGGRHELYERNYSGNHENVKRELLLSANQRGDSAKMRGLAEQFMSEYDLDGWTVPDMISGADVYAYGKGKR is encoded by the coding sequence ATGACCACCGAAGACCGCACCCACGGCGGAACCGTCAATCCCGGCGCCGACGCCGAGGCCAACCATCAAAAAAACTTTGCCACCCGTCCCATGACGGGAGATGAGTACATCGAGTCGCTTCGCGACGGCCGCGAAGTCTGGCTGCACGGCGATCGCGTCAACGATGTCACGGAACACCCCGCGTTCCGCAACTCCATCCGCATGGTCGCTCGCCTCTACGACGCCATGCACACCGGCCCCAACGTGGATGTTCTCACCACCCCCACCGACACCGGCAATGGCGGCGTGACCATGCCCTTCTTCAAGGCACCCACCTCACCAGAAGACCTGCTCAAAGAACGCGATGCCATCGCCGCCTGGGCCCGGATGACCTACGGCTGGATGGGCCGCAGCCCCGACTACAAGGCCTCCTTCCTGGGCACATTGCACGCCAACCAGGAGCTCTACCAGCCCTTCGGCGCGAACGCGGAGCGCTGGTACCGCGAGTCCCAGGAGAAGGTTCTCTACTGGAACCACGCCATCATCAACCCGCCCGTTGACCGCCAGCTCCCACCGGACGAGGTCGGCGATGTGTACATGAAGGTAGAAAAGGAAACCGACGCCGGGCTCATCGTCTCTGGCGCGAAGGTCGTGGCCACCGGCTCCGCCATCACCAACTACAACTTCATCGCGCACTACGGCCTGCCGATCAAGAAGAAGCAATTCGCCCTCATCTGCACAGTTCCGATGGACGCCCCCGGAATCAAGCTCATCTCCCGAGCCTCCTACGCCCAAAACGCGGCAGTCACGGGCACGCCCTTCGACTACCCGCTGTCCTCCCGTATGGATGAAAACGACGCGATCTTCATCTTTGACAAGGTGCTCGTGCCCTGGGAGAACGTCTTCATGTACGGCGACGTGGATAAGATCAACTCCTTCTTCCCCCAGTCCGGCTTCCTCCCCCGCTTCACCTTCCAGGGGTGCACCCGCCTGGCGGTCAAGCTCGACTTCATCGCCGGCCTGCTCATGAAGGCACTTGATGCCACCGGCTCCGGCGGCTTCCGCGGAGTCGAGGCCCGCGTCGGCGAAGTCATCGGCTGGCGCAACCTCTTCTGGTCACTCACCGAGTCCATGGCCCGCGACCCAGAAGAATGGGTCGACGGCACGTACTTGCCCAAGCTCGAGTACGGACTGACCTACCGCATGTTCATGATGCAGGGCTACCCCCGCATCAAGGAGATCATCGAGCAGGATGTCGCCTCCGGCCTCATCTACCTGCCCAGCTCCTCGGTCGACTTCCAGAACCCCGAAATTCGCCCCTACCTGGACAAGTACGTTCGCGGCTCCAACGGCATCAGCGCCGTAGAGCGAGTCAAGGTCATGAAGGCCCTGTGGGATTCCATTGGCTCCGAGTTCGGTGGGCGCCACGAACTCTACGAGCGCAACTACTCCGGCAACCACGAAAACGTGAAGCGCGAGCTGCTGCTCTCCGCGAACCAGCGCGGTGACTCAGCGAAAATGCGAGGCCTGGCCGAGCAGTTCATGTCCGAATACGACCTCGACGGCTGGACCGTACCCGACATGATTTCCGGGGCCGATGTCTATGCCTACGGAAAGGGCAAACGCTAA
- a CDS encoding GAP family protein: protein MVHLFAVLVPMTLAAAVSPMMLSEQLLLLSGKNGRRDAKAYALGSAVVLVVLIALVQTIGASLELPKAPKLSAGMDIALGAGLLGLGVYFLRHKPKPKQHKKHGLSAKDAFGFGVFAMATNFTTMPLVIAAAKDVSSSGVSVVWMILALAFLLAGACLPGWGPLLLSRSKEGQRALEKIAHVFEKYSKPLVVAGLLLGGAIFLSKGLLGVF from the coding sequence ATGGTTCATCTCTTCGCCGTGCTCGTCCCGATGACGCTCGCAGCCGCTGTCAGCCCGATGATGCTCAGTGAACAATTGCTGCTGTTGAGTGGGAAGAACGGGCGTCGAGACGCGAAGGCCTATGCGCTGGGATCAGCCGTAGTCCTCGTGGTTCTCATCGCCCTCGTGCAAACAATCGGCGCTTCGCTGGAGCTACCGAAGGCGCCGAAGCTTAGCGCGGGCATGGATATCGCCTTGGGAGCGGGGTTGCTCGGGCTTGGCGTCTACTTCCTTCGGCACAAGCCAAAGCCGAAGCAGCACAAGAAGCACGGCCTGAGCGCTAAAGACGCGTTCGGTTTTGGCGTCTTCGCCATGGCGACGAACTTCACCACCATGCCGCTGGTCATCGCGGCGGCAAAAGACGTGTCGTCCAGCGGGGTCTCGGTGGTGTGGATGATCCTCGCGCTGGCATTCCTCCTGGCCGGGGCCTGCCTACCGGGGTGGGGGCCGCTGTTGCTGTCTCGCTCCAAGGAGGGCCAGCGGGCTCTGGAGAAGATTGCCCACGTGTTCGAGAAGTACAGCAAGCCGCTGGTGGTGGCCGGCTTGCTGCTGGGTGGGGCGATCTTCCTGTCCAAGGGCCTGCTGGGGGTGTTTTAA